Genomic window (Armatimonadota bacterium):
GGATCGCCTCTATGTCACGGCCGACGGACACCGAAACAATGACTTCCGGTCGTACGTGTACGTCAGCGAAGACGCCGGGAAGACCTTTAAGTCTCTCGCTGGCTCGCTTCCTGATTACGATAGCGTCTACGTTGTAAAAGAGGGCGAAACCAACCCGGACCTGCTCTTCCTGGGCTCAGAGATGTCCCTTAGATTCTCAACGGACCGAGGCGCCACTTGGAGCAGAATCCGAGGAAACTTCCCTACCGTCGCCGTCCACGACCTCAAAGTTCACCCAAGAATGAAGGATCTGGTGATTGCAACTCACGGCCGTTCGATCTGGACGATTGACATTTCCGCGCTGGAAGGAATGCCGAAGACTTTCGTTGCAGACTCAACCGATCGAGCGCCAAAAGAGCCCGTGATCCTTGGTGCATCACCAGCGGTCTACAGCGCCTGGGAGTCGGGATCGCCTCTCGATGGCGACACCTTTGGTGGTTCGGCGAACACCGGAAGCTCAGTCCGCGTCTACGTTTGGATTCCCAAAGACCTTCCGGAAAACGCAGCCATAACTGCCACCTTCCAAGGAGCTACAGGTGATGAGCAATCAATCATCATTTCGGACCCTCAAATGTCGGCGATGAAGAAACGTGGAGTCAGCGTCCTCACCTGGCAAGCCAGGGGGTTCACTCGCCCTCAGCCTGGCGAGTACACCATCCGCATCAACGTCAACGGAACAATCCTGAAGACAAAGACCGAGATCATCGCGCCTAAGTCGTACTGAGGTTTGGTTAGATTGCCCCGGTGCAATCGGGGCTTTAGCAGTCCCGATTACATCGGGACTGCTTTCCTTCACAACCCTTTCAAAGAGTTGATAATTTGCCACTCGGCTTCGGTGACGGGCATCACGGAAAGCCGCTGTCCTCGTGCCAGCACTAGCATGCTTTCTAATCCCGAGGTCTCCCGCAATTCACTCATTGGAATCAACCTCTTAAACTTTTGAACGAGTTGGACATTTCGGCAAATCCAGCGCGACCCATCCGCCGGAGCTTTGGGGTCATAGTAGTCGCTGGAAGGATCAAACTGAGTCGGGTCGGGAAACGCGTCACCAACGATTCGCATCGTCCCCACGATCCCGCTTGGGGTGGCATTCGAGTGATGAAAAAACGCAAGGTCGCCATCCGACATCGAATCCCGAAAAATATTCCGAACGGTATAGTTTCTGCATCCCTCCCACATCGCAGGAACCTTGGATTTTTCAAGGTCATCGATAGAATATGTGTCAGGTTCAGACTTCATCAACCAGTAGCGCATTTGAACCTAAGTCTACGCAGTTCGTCGTACTCGAATCGCTACCGAAACAGCTTGAACTTCGTTAAAAACATCACGAATACGTCACTTACTGCCGGGTATCGTATTCCTCACACGGATGAGACAGACTATTCTGGATTTGAGCGACGCCAAGGGCATTTTCGACCGCATTCTTAGCCACTGGAACACAGCAAACCAGGGTCTCACTTCCCCAGGGATCGTCTTGAAGGGCGACTTTGATCGCAACGCATTTCTCAACAAAGCCGTGGAATTCGATCATCTCACAGCTGAGATTGAACGCATCACTGATATTCGTGATAAGGCGAGCGCACAACTCACTCTTTACAAACACAACATGCGCTCCACAATGCAGAGATTTGCCTATTTGGTGCGAGGACTCTACCCGGATTCTGACTTCTCCAAGGGACTTCCCGCTCTGCCCGACACTCGGTCCAACGAAGCTCGCTACATGGCCCCAGTCGAGCGAACGCTCATGATTTGGCGCCACGCCAATTCGGTTCGACCCCTTATCCTGCCTGATGGAACCTCAATCGAGATGTTTGCTGCGGGAGTCCAGGTGCTTCGACAAGCATTCAAAGCTAGAGACAAAGCATTCGCCCAAGAAAGGCAAATTCGAGCAGATCGTCGTCGGCTTCACCAAATTTTGGTTGACCGAGCCGTTCAGTACCGCCAGGTTGTGCTGGGTGTTTTCGGAGACGAGCACGCGCTGGCCTTTGCTCTGCCAACTCTATGGCCCAAGCAAGACCGCCGCAAGAAGCCTGCGCAGCGACTTGAGATTGTCGAGCACCATCCAGAACCTGCTCGTGCGCTGCTCGCTTAACTCAACTTTCAAACTTTCCTGAAACCAAGGGAGTAGAATAGTTGTGATGGCACTTCTCGACGCAATTTCTATCGACTCGATTTCCGAGAAGGTCTACGCCAACGAGCGGATCAGTGCCGATGAAGCTCTGTTTCTCTTCCATCACGAGAATCCACTCGAGTTGGCAGCCCTCGCCAACTTTCGCCGACAACAACGCACTGACCCTAAGGTCGTCACCTATATCGTGGGGCGAATCCTCAACTACACTAACGTCTGCTGGGTTCGATGTAAGTTCTGCGCCTTCTACCGAACTCCGGGGCATGAGGAGGGTTACCTCCACTCCGATGAAGACATTCTGGCAAAGGTCAAGGACACTGTCGACAAGGGCGGCGTCGAAATCCTCTTCCAGGGTGGTCTCAATCCCAAGCTCAAGATCGAATACTTCGAGCACATCTTCTCCCTGATCAAGCGGGAGTATCCTTCGGTCATTCTCCATGCCCTCAGCCCGGCGGAGATCATTTACATTGCCCACATCAGCAAGATCACTCTAGAAGAGTGTCTGACCCGCCTCAAAGCAAGTGGACTCCACTCGATTCCCGGAGCCGGTGGCGAGATTTTGGTCGACCGTGTCCGAAAGATTATCGCGCCCTACAAGGACACCACCGACGAGTGGCTCGCCTGCATGCGCGCCGCCTCCGCGATGGGAATCCGAAGCACGGCCTCCATGATGTTCGGCCATGTCGAGACGCTAGAGGACCGAGTTGAGCACCTCGGTCGAATCCGTGATCTCCAAGACGAGTGCCAGCCGTTCCGCGCCTTCGTCACTTGGTCATTCCAACCAGAAGAAACGATGCTCCAAATCCCCGCCAAGGCCACCGCCGCTGACTACCTCCGCACCTTGGCTGTGAGCAGAATCTTCCTCGACAACTTCGACAACATCCAACTCTCCATCCTCACCCAGGGTCCCAAAATTGCCCAACTTGGCCTCGGCTACGGCGCCAACGACTTCGGCTCGGTTATGATCGAAGAAAATGTCGTCTCGGCGGCCGGAAACAAGTTCATCCTGAACGCAACGGAGTTTGAGCGGTTGATCACAGATGCTGGGTACGAGGCTAGACGGCGGAACACGCGATATGAGCTCCTCGAAGCCTGAAGTCTGGTTTTGGGCGGAAGTCAAAGAACTCCCGGAACGATATCGAACAGTTCCTATGGTCCATAGACTCGACTTCTTTTTCCCAGACGAGTTCCACAGGGGCTATTGCATATGGCCATGCGCAGAGCGTGACGGACACGAACTCGGCTTCACTCCTCTCAATCCTGAGCTCTGTGAGCGCGAGGTGCACCCCCGCCTCTACATTGGAGCGGAATTCCACATTAGGCAGGCCACCCACCCTCATGCTGTTTGCAGAATTACTGAAATCTATGACAAAACCTCGGTCGCGACGATTTGATTCACGTCTAACAACTTCCCCGCAACATCACCAGAAGTGATACAATAAGAAGTTCTTTTGCGACCTTCTAGCGGGTCGCTCCGTCTATACCATGCCCGGTGAAACCAATCACGATTCCCTCCAGGAAAAGCGCTGGCTTACCGCTCTCAATGAGGGCGATACCAAGGCTTTGGGTGGAATTTATGAACTGTACGGAGAAAGGATTTTCCGATACACCTTCAGAATGCTGGGCAACCGTTCTGATGCCGAAGACATCACTGCCGAAACCTTCCTTCGCGTCCTTCGCCGATCAGGCGAACTCCGCGCAGATGGTGCATTTCGAACCTGGCTCTTCCGCATCGCAAGGAACCTTTGCATCGACAAAATGCGGCAGCACAAACTTATGGAGCTGCCCCCAGACGCATCAATCGCGGGAACCGAAGAGAAGTCAACGCTGCGCATCACAGTCCAGCAAGCTCTCTCCGAACTCCCCACCGAATACCGGGAGCCATTAGTGCTTTGTGATCTCGAAGAGATGGCGGCCCGGGAAGCAGCGGAGGTTCTGAAAATCAGTGTTCCGGCACTGAAATCTCGCCTATACAGAGGACGTAGGGCGCTCCGTGACAAGCTAGGAGGCACACAAGAATGAACACCATCTACAACAAACTTGTTGATATGTACGCGGGCCAAGAGCTCGCTGAAGACCTGAACGCCGAACTCGAATCGGCCGCAGAAAACGATCCTGCCCTCAAAGCAGACATGACTTCCCTTCGCGCGACCGTCACCCGGTTGCAGAACGAAGACAACGGGGCCTACACCGATGAAACCCACGCTCGAATCCTTATGAAAATCTACGCGCGAGCCGGGGAAATGCAACAGGGCGCTCCCGAACCGATTTACCTTCAATACCAATTGCCGATGTCCGGCTAAGACCAACCAGATGAAAATCACCTGTCCACGAAAAGAGTTCTTCGAAGCCGTCAGCGCCGCTGGCCAGGCCGCTTCGACCCGCACATCGGTCAACATCCTCCAGACCCTCAAGGTCGAGGCGACCGACACCACCATCCGCGTTGTCGGGTGCGATGGCGAAATGTGGGTCGAAAGGTCACTGCCGTGCGTTGTCGAAGAGCCCGGCGCAATCTGCGTTCCGGCCCGCCTTCTCGTGGACATTGTTTCTTCCCTTCCCGACGGCGATATCAGCCTCTCCACTTCGGACGGCACTAACGTTTTGCTCACCCATGGGGCTTCCGAGTACCGATTGCACTCGTTGGATCCTGTCGATTTCCCCGACGCCCCCACATTTGGCGGCGAGAGCGATTTCAAGATTCCTGCCGGCGAGCTTCGCTCGGCGGTGGATTCCGTCATCTTCGCGGTTTCGACAGATCCACACCGTCAGCTTCTCACCGGCGTAATGCTCAATTACACCGGCGATCGACTCCTTCTCGTAGCAACCGACACCCACCGACTTGCAGTTCGACAGATCACCAAGCCAGGTCTTGGCGGTGAAGTCAATGCAGTGGTGCCGGAGAAAGCTCTTAAAGCGATCAAGGCTCTACCGGTTTCCGACGATACCGAGGTCAAGCTCGAGTTCGGCGCAGGACGCGTCGGCGTCGATGCTGGTTCCGCGAAAGTCGTCACCCAGCTCCTTCAGGGCACCTATCCCAACTGGGAGCGCGTCGTCCCTGCCGAGACAACCCGAACCTGGTCCATCGAAGCCGACCAGCTCGGTAGCAAAGTTAAGCGCGCAATGATCGTTGCTCGAGACAGTGCCAACCGAATCCGATTCAAAGGTGGCGAAGAGACCCTGACAATCGTTGCTCGATCCGAAGAGAAAGGCGACGCGAAGGAAGAACTGCCAATCATCTCGTCCAACGGCGAGATCGAAATCGCTTTCAACGGCAAGTACGTCCTCGACGCCCTAGAACCCATCAGCGGCCCCGGAGTCAAAGTCGAAATGACCGAACCCTCCCGCCCTGCAGTGTTCAAGTCCGGCGACGAAGAGTCCAGCTACTTCTGCGTCATTATGCCGATGTCGTTGATGTAGTAAGTTCTAAATGAAAAAGTCCAATCTGGTCTTGTACCTACAGCAAATGCTGGATAACAGTGCCGATGGCTTTCCCGACTTCAAACATCATAATTCTGTTCACGTTTATGGCGGAGACTCACTTGGAGTCTCGTTTGCTCCTGCAGGCGTTCATCCGCCAAAGCCTGAAGTACCTAAGCCCGAAGAAGTGTCGAGACCATGTTTCTACCTTTACGACCAGGGTGCCGATGCTCTGACGAGCTTCATTCAAGAAACGAGAAGTGATGCGACCCTTGCCCGAGTTAGCCCAGGTGAGGTCAGAGACGAGTGCGAGATATGGCTTCGCGAGAGGAGGGGTTCCCCTAATCCTGCACCTCTGTGCGAAGAAAACGTCAAGACCATTCTAAAAGCGCTGAGAGCGAGAGTTGAACCTCGAGAAGTCACGGTTCACATACCTGGCGTCCACCTTGAGGGAGTGGTGATCAACGTTGGTTCTGTTAGATTTGAACCAATAGCACTCACGAGGGAACGCATATTCGGCGCGTCAAAGAGGCATATTGAGTCCTCCGCACACCCACCCGATCAACATGAACAATTGTTCGTATCTAGTACGCCTTGGATCGAACAAATTCTTCCAAAATCGGGCTGCTCCGCATCCTTCGAAGTATCCGCCACTCCCGCAACCGCTGCTGAGTTGGCACTAAAGGATATTCGAGCCGCCTGTTCCCTGCTGCAAGTCTACGCTTGGTTCGTCGACCGCCGGGAAGATCGGACACGAAATACAATGCCAAGTTGTGATGTCTCAGTCTCAATGGACGGAACGGTTTCGAAGTCAGAAACTGGTATTAGCTACAACTTTAGTCGTCGTGGATGGGATGAACATTTTGTGCTCACCGAAGAGATGACTAGACATCTTGTTGAACGATGTTTTTTGGGGGAACTCTCAGGGTTGTTTCTCTCGGATGTAAATTTGACTACCACTGATGAGTCGGTGCGAACGGCAATTTGGTGGCTCAGCAGGTCGACTATCTCGATCATCCCGTCAGAAGCATTGATGTTTGCAGTGATCTCTACGGAGCGACTCCTGTTCCCGATTGGTAGCCAGAATACTAAAGACAAATGGGAGACCCGCTTACTGTGGCTGCTCAAGGACGAATCAGAAGCTTTTAGAAAGATCGTAGCTTCAAATCTGGCACAAATCTATGAGGCACGAAGTAGGATGGTGCATAGTGGAATCACCCAAGTGGAGATGGAGACTGCAAAATTGTCACGTGAAATTGCATTTTCGGTCCTGATGGCTTTTTGCGACTTTTGGGCTCAAGGCAAGTCACAATCCGAGATATTGTCTGGTTTAGATATCAAAGCCAAAGGGCTCGGTTAGCACCACCTCAGAACTCCTAAATGCCATTCAACTTCCCCACTCTCACCGGACGGACCGTCCGCATCCGCCCACTCCGGCGAGAAGACGCAAATCTTCTCGCCGGGATCACCTCCCTCGACACCTTCAAATACTACGTCACCAGCGTCCCCACCAGCCAAGACCCCGAAGGCTGGCAACCCTTCGTCGACTACATCCTCGAAACCCCCACCATCCACGGCCAAGTCATCGAAGACCTCCAAACTGGCCAGATTCTCGGAATGTCCAACTACCTTGACATCCGCGAAATCGATCGCCAGGTCGAAATCGGAATGACCTGGTACATCGAAGAACGCCGGGGCACAACCCTCAACCCCGAAGCAAAGCTCCTCCTGCTCACCCACGCTTTCGAAACCCTCGGCTGCATCAAAGTCACCCTCAAAGCGGACGACCGCAACGCTCACAGCAAAGCCGCCATCCTCAAACTCGGAGCCAAACCCGAGGGCGTTTTCAAAAAGCACCGCCTCACCCCTTGGGACGAGTTCCGCGACACCGCCTGGTTTGCCATCATGGCGGAGGATTGGCCCGAGGTGAAGCAGTCCCTGCTCGCACGTCTCAAGACCCAAGACTAAAGACTCAAGACCCGATGCAAATCCTTCCCGCCACCCCAAAAGACATCCCAATCATCCGTCGCCTCATTGAGGCGCTGGCGGATTATGAAAAGTTGCGCGATGAATGCGTCATCACCGATGACCAATTGGA
Coding sequences:
- a CDS encoding EVE domain-containing protein, whose protein sequence is MRYWLMKSEPDTYSIDDLEKSKVPAMWEGCRNYTVRNIFRDSMSDGDLAFFHHSNATPSGIVGTMRIVGDAFPDPTQFDPSSDYYDPKAPADGSRWICRNVQLVQKFKRLIPMSELRETSGLESMLVLARGQRLSVMPVTEAEWQIINSLKGL
- the mqnC gene encoding cyclic dehypoxanthinyl futalosine synthase — translated: MALLDAISIDSISEKVYANERISADEALFLFHHENPLELAALANFRRQQRTDPKVVTYIVGRILNYTNVCWVRCKFCAFYRTPGHEEGYLHSDEDILAKVKDTVDKGGVEILFQGGLNPKLKIEYFEHIFSLIKREYPSVILHALSPAEIIYIAHISKITLEECLTRLKASGLHSIPGAGGEILVDRVRKIIAPYKDTTDEWLACMRAASAMGIRSTASMMFGHVETLEDRVEHLGRIRDLQDECQPFRAFVTWSFQPEETMLQIPAKATAADYLRTLAVSRIFLDNFDNIQLSILTQGPKIAQLGLGYGANDFGSVMIEENVVSAAGNKFILNATEFERLITDAGYEARRRNTRYELLEA
- a CDS encoding sigma-70 family RNA polymerase sigma factor; amino-acid sequence: MPGETNHDSLQEKRWLTALNEGDTKALGGIYELYGERIFRYTFRMLGNRSDAEDITAETFLRVLRRSGELRADGAFRTWLFRIARNLCIDKMRQHKLMELPPDASIAGTEEKSTLRITVQQALSELPTEYREPLVLCDLEEMAAREAAEVLKISVPALKSRLYRGRRALRDKLGGTQE
- the dnaN gene encoding DNA polymerase III subunit beta yields the protein MKITCPRKEFFEAVSAAGQAASTRTSVNILQTLKVEATDTTIRVVGCDGEMWVERSLPCVVEEPGAICVPARLLVDIVSSLPDGDISLSTSDGTNVLLTHGASEYRLHSLDPVDFPDAPTFGGESDFKIPAGELRSAVDSVIFAVSTDPHRQLLTGVMLNYTGDRLLLVATDTHRLAVRQITKPGLGGEVNAVVPEKALKAIKALPVSDDTEVKLEFGAGRVGVDAGSAKVVTQLLQGTYPNWERVVPAETTRTWSIEADQLGSKVKRAMIVARDSANRIRFKGGEETLTIVARSEEKGDAKEELPIISSNGEIEIAFNGKYVLDALEPISGPGVKVEMTEPSRPAVFKSGDEESSYFCVIMPMSLM
- a CDS encoding GNAT family protein; the encoded protein is MPFNFPTLTGRTVRIRPLRREDANLLAGITSLDTFKYYVTSVPTSQDPEGWQPFVDYILETPTIHGQVIEDLQTGQILGMSNYLDIREIDRQVEIGMTWYIEERRGTTLNPEAKLLLLTHAFETLGCIKVTLKADDRNAHSKAAILKLGAKPEGVFKKHRLTPWDEFRDTAWFAIMAEDWPEVKQSLLARLKTQD